In a genomic window of Sardina pilchardus chromosome 20, fSarPil1.1, whole genome shotgun sequence:
- the LOC134067128 gene encoding procathepsin L-like, with the protein MKLLIIAAASLAVVSCASLSLEDLEFHAWKLKFGKSYRTAEEEARRKDIWLSTRRRVLTHNILADQGIKTYRMGINQFSDLDDKEYRHTLMNNLVPPNATKTSHEQSEMYFRHTEVGAKVPKYQDWRQMGCVTDVKVQNDCHSSWAFSATGALESHTCIYKGHLPSLSEQQLVDCSRSFGNDGCNGGSVVYAFQYVVSNNGIDTEDSYPYEAKESTCQSNPNIGAYCIGIRVLIPGDEDMLQAAVGYMGPVSAVIDATQASFQSYTSGVYGESQCSSSSANHAVLVVGYGSEGGQDYWLVKNSWGVNWGDEGYIKMSRNKNNQCGIASQASFPLV; encoded by the exons ATGAAGCTGTTGATAATTGCAGCTGCCTCTCTGGCGGTGGTGAGCTGTGCCAGCCTCTCTCTGGAGGATCTAGAGTTCCACGCATGGAAACTCAAGTTTG GTAAATCCTACCGGACCGCTGAGGAGGAGGCCCGGCGCAAAGACATCTGGCTCTCCACCCGCCGCAGGGTTCTGACCCACAACATCCTGGCTGACCAGGGCATCAAGACCTACCGCATGGGCATCAACCAGTTCTCTGACTTG GATGATAAAGAGTACCGTCATACTCTTATGAATAACCTGGTTCCCCCAAATGCCACCAAGACTTCACATGAACAGAGTGAAATGTACTTCAGACACACGGAGGTGGGCGCTAAAGTACCCAAATACCAAGACTGGAGGCAAATGGGATGTGTGACTGACGTGAAAGTCCAAAACGACTGTCACTCCAGTTGGGCGTTCAGTGCA ACAGGTGCGCTGGAGTCCCACACCTGCATATATAAGGGACACCTGCCCTCTCTGAGTGAACAGCAGCTGGTGGACTGCTCTCGGTCCTTTGGGAATGACGGCTGCAATGGAGGCTCAGTGGTGTATGCATTTCAATATGTTGTCTCTAACAACGGGATAGACACTGAAGATTCTTATCCTTACGAAGCGAAG GAATCAACCTGCCAATCCAATCCCAATATTGGTGCCTATTGTATTGGAATTAGGGTCCTAATCCCTGGAGACGAAGACATGCTTCAGGCTGCTGTGGGGTACATGGGACCAGTGTCTGCAGTCATTGATGCCACCCAGGCCTCCTTTCAGTCCTACACCTCAG GTGTCTATGGTGAGTCTCAGTGTTCCAGCTCTAGTGCAAACCATGCTGTGCTGGTGGTGGGATACGGTAGTGAAGGGGGCCAAGACTACTGGCTGGTCAAAAACAG CTGGGGTGTTAACTGGGGAGATGAAGGCTACATCAAGATGTCCAGGAATAAGAACAACCAGTGTGGCATCGCCTCTCAGGCATCGTTCCCTCTGGTCTGA